In Finegoldia magna ATCC 53516, a genomic segment contains:
- a CDS encoding helix-turn-helix domain-containing protein: MPKYTKEFKIKLVLEYLSGKTGGHKSVAKKYDIPYSTMRNWINKYKSGGFDNLSKKLKNNNYTSEFKLSVIQYRQINNTSLRETVEHFDLVNESMVCRWEKTYQEHGLSGLEDKRERPKKDMTKTNNKSKLNTPINETEKEELIRLREENRLLKMKIIYEKKLRALLLEEEAEARKRQR; this comes from the coding sequence ATGCCAAAATACACAAAAGAATTTAAAATAAAATTAGTACTAGAATATTTATCAGGAAAAACAGGGGGTCATAAAAGTGTGGCTAAAAAATATGATATTCCATATTCAACCATGCGGAACTGGATAAATAAATACAAATCTGGAGGATTTGATAACTTATCTAAAAAGTTAAAAAATAATAATTACACTAGTGAATTTAAGTTATCTGTAATACAATATAGGCAAATCAATAATACTTCGCTTAGAGAGACTGTAGAGCACTTCGACCTTGTAAATGAATCTATGGTATGCAGATGGGAGAAAACTTATCAAGAACATGGTCTTTCTGGGCTAGAAGATAAAAGAGAAAGGCCTAAAAAAGACATGACCAAAACAAATAATAAGTCTAAACTTAACACTCCAATAAACGAAACCGAAAAAGAAGAATTAATAAGGTTAAGGGAAGAAAATAGACTTCTCAAAATGAAGATAATATACGAAAAAAAGCTACGAGCCTTGCTACTGGAAGAGGAAGCAGAAGCAAGGAAAAGACAAAGATAA
- a CDS encoding helix-turn-helix domain-containing protein, translating into MTYYDFVKDYMKVDECKNNKKYSSAGHTFCWNKEDLTYAEGLYWFYEGDGFIIDVHDFYIKEEVVQNSTYSMADYVSIYSSYIVSANGEKFNPYQTLTANSLCTLDFDNIKDDFLFLLHENCYYLAVSIGFKRELLEKHLSSINIDPESFYSNLLQTNQIILTKALEKVAMEILNCKMNAPAADFFFKAKANEWVSIVIDTYLNRKKYKIESDDNKALEDVARFLDDHFAMNVNQETLEKISKMSGTKLKNFFKEKYGQSITEYTQRKRMNVAETLLLNTELPIKEIAESVGYSSASKFSIYYKRYKGKLPSEVRNLACKHHKLKCDYCD; encoded by the coding sequence ATGACATATTACGATTTTGTAAAAGATTATATGAAAGTAGATGAGTGTAAAAACAATAAGAAATACTCAAGTGCAGGGCACACTTTTTGTTGGAATAAGGAAGACTTAACTTACGCAGAAGGCCTGTATTGGTTTTATGAAGGAGATGGATTTATTATTGATGTCCATGATTTTTATATCAAAGAAGAAGTAGTTCAAAATAGCACGTATAGTATGGCAGATTATGTGTCAATATATTCAAGCTACATTGTCAGCGCAAATGGAGAAAAGTTTAATCCATATCAAACTTTGACGGCAAACTCATTATGTACTCTTGATTTTGATAATATAAAAGATGACTTCCTATTTTTATTACATGAGAACTGCTATTATCTTGCTGTTTCTATAGGCTTTAAAAGAGAACTTTTGGAAAAGCACCTATCATCCATTAATATTGATCCAGAATCTTTTTATTCGAACTTACTTCAAACTAATCAAATTATACTTACAAAGGCCCTAGAAAAAGTGGCAATGGAAATCTTGAATTGTAAGATGAATGCCCCTGCTGCCGATTTTTTCTTTAAAGCCAAAGCAAATGAATGGGTGAGTATAGTTATTGACACATACTTAAATAGGAAGAAATATAAAATTGAGTCTGATGATAATAAAGCACTTGAAGATGTAGCAAGATTCTTAGATGACCATTTCGCCATGAATGTAAATCAAGAAACTCTTGAAAAAATATCTAAAATGAGTGGAACCAAATTAAAAAATTTTTTCAAAGAAAAATATGGTCAAAGCATTACAGAATACACTCAAAGAAAAAGAATGAATGTGGCTGAAACTCTTCTCTTAAATACCGAACTTCCTATAAAGGAAATTGCAGAATCTGTTGGATATTCATCTGCTAGCAAATTTTCCATTTATTACAAAAGGTACAAGGGAAAACTTCCTAGTGAGGTTCGTAATTTAGCTTGCAAACATCACAAGTTAAAATGCGATTATTGTGATTAA